A region from the Pelobates fuscus isolate aPelFus1 chromosome 1, aPelFus1.pri, whole genome shotgun sequence genome encodes:
- the LOC134572745 gene encoding mitochondrial uncoupling protein 2-like, whose translation MVGLKPTDLPPTATVKFIGAGTAACIADLFTFPLDTAKVRLQIQGESLPESNVKIVQYKGVYGTITTMVKTEGAASLYNGLVAGLQRQMSFASIRIGLYDSVKQFYCRQSDNSGIMCRLLAGSTTGALAVTFAQPTDVVKVRFQAHIKIEDGNKRYNGTVDAYKTIAKEEGLKGLWKGTLPNITRNAIVNCAELVTYDLIKEAILKQSLMTDTLPCHFVAAIGAGFCATVVASPVDVVKTRYMNSTSGQYKNALNCAFTMMVKEGSTAFYKGFVPAFLRLGSWNIVMFVSYEQLKRAMMMGLGS comes from the exons ATGGTTGGACTAAAGCCTACAGATCTCCCTCCTACCGCCACGGTTAAATTTATTGGGGCTGGCACTGCAGCCTGTATCGCTGACCTATTCACTTTCCCACTGGACACCGCCAAAGTCAGACTACAG ATCCAAGGAGAGAGCTTGCCTGAAAGCAATGTGAAGATTGTACAATATAAAGGCGTGTATGGAACTATAACCACAATGGTAAAGACGGAAGGGGCAGCCAGTCTCTACAATGGACTGGTGGCTGGACTCCAACGTCAGATGAGCTTCGCTTCCATCCGAATAGGGCTCTATGATTCTGTGAAACAGTTTTACTGCCGGCAGTCAGACA ATTCAGGGATCATGTGCCGGCTCTTGGCGGGCAGCACCACAGGGGCCTTGGCCGTCACCTTTGCTCAGCCAACGGACGTGGTGAAGGTACGATTCCAGGCGCATATCAAGATTGAAGATGGTAACAAGCGCTATAATGGGACTGTGGACGCTTACAAGACTATAGCAAAAGAAGAGGGTCTCAAAGGACTCTGGAAAG GAACCCTACCCAACATCACCCGTAATGCCATTGTCAACTGTGCAGAGCTTGTGACGTATGACCTCATAAAGGAAGCCATCCTAAAGCAGAGCCTAATGACAG ATACCCTTCCGTGTCATTTTGTGGCGGCCATTGGTGCCGGATTCTGCGCAACTGTTGTGGCATCCCCGGTGGACGTGGTGAAGACAAGGTATATGAATTCCACATCCGGACAATATAAGAACGCCTTGAACTGTGCTTTTACCATGATGGTAAAGGAGGGGAGCACTGCCTTTTACAAGGG CTTCGTTCCGGCCTTCCTCAGACTTGGCTCCTGGAACATTGTTATGTTTGTAAGCTACGAGCAGTTGAAGAGAGCCATGATGATGGGCCTTGGTTCCTGA